The DNA segment ttttcgcatattccaacataaggaagcaccatgagactcccgtcaaaatcgtcatgaggacattcctcccaaatggccccatcacgtctttgaaccgctttgaactgacgtcatgagggcgtgttttagctcgtgcagctcgtggagggcaactgcaagatctgtctgcaggctaagactcccgcgatattttaaggtcatgtgacatggtgtcacggtggtaagtccctccccggctgacagaagtcggacagaatttttaaccagcaagcattgcgtccatcccagtatgcatcaagtcagatctgcacagatctgcctcaagtcgaacacgcctattcTCTGAGtaagctctctcggaggaggggtgggactgtgatgctctacaGCCTACGCTCATCAGCTTCCGTGTAAAGCCAAATAAGGGTGTTACATATCAACTGCCTTCTATGTAAACCAACCATGTTTgctgcgttgatgacgtttcacGGTTtgacacttgcacacttgcagatTTTGCACTTTGTGATAAACAGACAGTGCACgaaaaaatagcctacacatgcatgcaattaTGTAAAtgtccacgtgtgtgtgcgcgtgtttgcctgcttgcctgtgtgtgtttttatgtgtgtgtttgtttgtctgtgtgcgtgtgggtgtttatatgtgtgtgtgagcgtgtgctgtgtgcgtgcgtgcgtgtgtatactgtatatgcccACATGCCTACTGTGCGTGTaagctatctgtgtgtgtgtgtgtgttcatgagtgtgtgtatgtgcatgcatagtgtaggctacagtcactaaatgtacacatgtatttatttattgtatggtCCTCCATGAACGGAactccacgaaacttggcatgcattcagagggtgtcataatgactACACTTCAAAttccgtgcagttttgaacctgtcagcgAAAGATATCTGCGATTGCAatgcctcatttttgctttttcatttttgggctacatgcccaacaagtttcatgcacccgagtctttcagtgtcttgctacagaatacagaatattactgaaaaaaaataattaaaaaatctggaagcttcgctgcgcggcagtcataataatgaCTTGTTTATGTAACAAAGTTGAATTGAGCTACAGTAGCATGCTAGTTGctcgtgtaaatcctcacacccctaatctTAAAGTGTTCAGTGTAAGTTCAATTTacaagttcagtgtaaattGACCCATAGCCCTGTTGTATAAGCTCACCACATGCAGCCCATCGGGAAAAGAATGAGACAATTTGGGACAACgtaggccaagttatggacaggcagcttaaagcagacccatagGGGCAtcaaaactgaaactgaaagtAACTCCCCACTGCCCCCGTGGGTCtgctttaaaggaaaattccggtatttagcactttgagtcccttttctggtttgttttggatgaactagagtggtggacaccgacattttgacgattggtcctgtctcgacctttctgactcgttttgaatcgcctttgactgctcagggtggctgccaacaggcatactgtagtaggctactcaaacatgtcctaaaacaacccttaacgttagttttcaaaactgtgcaactcatcgagtggttagtggtgttagttgatgttccaaaacaagtagcatagcgaaatacagtttctgtcgtgttttatttggcattttgtaacatcccattgatttctgttggaagactcattgcacgttgatattactgcgccaccgtctatgcttcaggttcaaatattgagcggaagtttatacgcggttgtgaggcgtctgaataaatagttccacaataggccTAGCAAATAAGAAGGCTGGAAATCATATACATTGCaccgatatatttgcttttaataatctTTTTTTCACGACACAGCTCCTCCTGCAGCTTTGGACGTATTGGACGAATTTGAGCATTGTGCACAATTTCCTCATTTGTAGAAACCTTGTGGTGGACAGGATAGCCAAGTGGTAGGAGGTGGGGTGGGCATGTCGGAGTGGACCAATCGATCGCGGATGCTATCGGGTTCTGTCCAAGGTCACAGGCCTGTTCTACATAGAGTTTTTGAATGGCTGCCCTCTGACAGGCGTCTGCGCTGTCCTCTGCCCCCCTTATActcctgtctgtcctgttctttcttttgtcctgtcttatatgttgtgttatgtcttatATGTCACTATATGCCTGCAAGGGAAATTGCTTTTAACTCAGTgtttagagcgttcgactcccatgccagtgtgtgttgaggtggcggcTTCAAGGACTGTCAGCGGCGGACAAATTACGACCTCGGTTACATTTATCACAAAAGACGTTTGTACAGAGTTGCCGGAGATCTGTCAACGTTAACGGTGCTGTGGTCACTGCAATGATTGGAGCCACATACACTCATCAGCGTCCGCATAAAGACAAATAAGGGTGTTACATCAACTGCTTTCCATGTTaaccatacagtatgtatgcatgttaatttgctgcgttgatgacgtttcacGATTGATGACATTTCTTCTGATTGCTGCAGATTTGTAACTTTCTGATATGAACTGGGCAcgaacaaatagcctacatgacatattTACATGTCAAAAACTTGTAGCACAACACATTATCCTGGCCACATGAGCCGATGTATGAACAAATCATTGAAAaaataagagagaaagaacaatgATAATACCCAtaataattacttttttattatataaaatgtTTATGCTGTGTCCTTATGGGCTTgatgtgttgtttgtgtctgtgtgcctacaCAGAATTCTACATCAAATATAGAACTAATCAGAAATGCTGATGTCAAtaaggtaggctacacagtagGCTAGGTGACCAGTAGTGATCATAGTGTCAGCTAGCCATACTACGGTATAGAGGTGAATGGCTTGAAAACTCATATTGGCATGTTATGTCCAAATGCCTTGTCTGTTTGTAATGGCTTGTCAAATAGTTTTGAGcatgttcatgtttatgtttgtgtatgacGTTTACTGATTGAAAAGTTCAACATTAGTACAATATGAATGAACATGAATAGTAGGCCATAATCTAAAATGTAGCACATCAGATATTAATTTGATTTTGTTTGATTCTTTAATGAATCTTACTTGTGTTGTTTTCTCTTATCACTTTCAGGGTCTGTTGCATTCCATAAAGGTGTACCACAGACTGATGGTAGGAGCTAAGagaaagatacagagagaaagaaaaacatgaataacgagagggaggaagaggaagatcaAGCAGGACCTTCTTCTAAAGTCAAACTCAGTCAGAAGGAAAAGGAACTCCAGACATCCATATCTTGTAAGTGTACATTTACTTTGATTATATTACCTTACTTACTACACAACCTTACAGTTTTGCCGTTTTACATTTTGGAATCTGTCTTTGCAAAGGTTGTTGATCTCTGGTCAATGGTGGATCATTTAACTTTCCTCCCTTCCATGCTCCTGAAGAAgcgtgttgattggctggaatagtGAATGTAAAGGTCCGAATCTACAGTAGACAAACACTGTTCCAGTTTTTGAGTCAATTtttgagtgcacacacagaatAGACAGCTAGAGGATCACAAGCAGTAATTAGACAGTTAACAAAAGTGTATTTGGATTGAAATCACAGACTGCTCTCCACTGTGCTCTAGGACTAGATATATACAGAACACTGTATCAACTtctatttcagtgtgtgtgtgtgtgtgtgttccctccgACCATTCACCCCTCTGCATGCTGCATGAACCCCCCCAACATCTGGAGTCAGTAGCCCACATCATGAACAGCTGTAGCTCTCTTAAAGGGCTGTATATCGCCAGACATGACGGACTTGTGGACCTCATAGCTgctcagatctcacacacagagcaagagcAGATCTATAAACACACCACTGTCCACTCTGAATGGTTTAATTCACCTGCAAACATCTTCTCTGGAATTGCAAACACACCGAACATTATCTCCATTTCTCAGAATGctaaaagttaaaatatttaGTGTCATGTGCTTTTGATCTATTTATGGAGGACTCATACTGTACAAAAGCTCTAAAATATCAGCCTTTGATTTCTGCCATTGAGAACCTACTGTaggatagagatagatagatagatactttattgatccccaggggaaattcaaggtctcagtagcatacagacaacacacacacacattcattaacagcagaaaaagtaattaaagtatataatataaaaacacaactaagcaataaggacagtagaagataaagaatatactaatatactaaaatacaaattatactaactaacacatcaattctaaaaacagtagaTACAAAGTGGATACAGTGGATACAAATGCCAGCTCACATATACATAGGTTGGCGGTCCATGGACTTTGCATTGGGGGACTATATAAAACTAAGGCCAAGCAGCTAGTGAAGTACTGTTCCATATCAGCAATTATAGGAGGCATGTTAATTTGAAAGAGACGATGTTTGctgttaacctgactctcggcAGATGAATTtcgtgagtggagctaggcggaacgaaatacGAATCTGTAAACTCATGATAGATTGCTGAACTGCTTTAATCTACTGGATTGTTCAGAAGATTTGATTCCTAATGTAACTTGACTTGTAAAGTGGAAtcaaataaagtatataaactgtgtgtatttgtggacCTAGTGGACTCAGATGAGGaaaagaagatgaagaagaagaagaagaagaggaggagagcctCCAAAGTGGGCGTGTCTTCATCTGACTCTGACAGGTCAGTCTTTATAGAGGGCAAAAGATATTGTGACTAGAAGGCACTATCGTGTTGAAGAGGAGGTTTGGATGTGACTAGAAGACACTAGTGTTGGAGTGGACGTTTGGATTTGACTATAAGACACTAGTGTTGGAGTGGAGGTTTGGATGTGACTAGACACTAGTGTTGGAGTGGGGAATGGATGAACATTATTATACTGAATTTTGCATTTTGCATCTCTTTTTATGATATCCATGTTTTTCTTCTTATGTTATATTTATCCATAGTAAGTATATCCAGTGTTTCATTTGAAATAGTGTACTATACACACACCAgctcttctctcatcctcccccttcctatctcccctctcctctctatcctcctatcttctcatctatctatctctctctctttctctctctctctctctctctctctctctctgaatataTCTAccagtatatatacatatatatagggCTGCACAATTGACCAGAATAAAATTGCGACAATCTCGATTCACACCTATATGCAACCTAATTTTAGAACAGCCACGATTCTGCCATATTttttaaacacattgttcatttctctttctttaaaaaaatgacaGTGTTCCGTTTCTGCTGCTCTGTCACATTAAGGGAAAACAAACCCAGTGGGAGCAAGTGAATGACAGGGCAAATGACAAGTTGTACTAAGATGAATAAAATGGACAAAATGAGTACAGTTGGTTTAGAATGCTTACCTTGGCTTTTACTGTTAACATGTATTACAATTCTGTTAGTCAGTTGAGTTTTGGAGGAAAAGTATaaactcatttgaaaaacaaaatgcatgTTATAGCCTACAAACTCCCTGCATGTTTACATTATGTTCCTATTGAGAAAATGACATTACAGTATGAGCTGTAGTcgtttttacattacattactttaATCTTTTTAAATAGTATATAACATATAATTAATTCATTTACATTCTGAATCTAGCAGGACTATTGTACAAATGTTGTGGTTGAGGTGTATTTGTGATTCTGTCATTGATCCAGATGGACACCAGAGAAGACAGATGTCCATGAGAAATTCCGATCCACATTAAAGAGCAAGTTTCAACATCTGGTTAAGGGAGTACCTAATCAGGGAGAAACCAGACTCCTCCAGGAGATCTTTACAAAAAGGGAAAGAGTAAGGGTCAATGATGAACACGAggtcagacagatagagagagcatcCTGGAGAGAAGCAGCACGTGGCAGACTAATCAAATGCAGTAAGATCTTTGAACCCTTATCTGGTCACAGACAACAGAAAACCATCAGAACAGTGCTGACAAAGGGAGTGGCTGGCATTGGGAAAACAGTCTCTGTGCAGAAGTTCATCCTGGACTGGGCTGAGggaacagccaatcaggatgtcCACTTCATATTTCCTCTTCCTTTCCGAGAGTTGAACCTGATGATGGACAAGCAACTCAGTCTGGTGGAGCTTATTCAACACTTTTTTCCAGAAATAAAAGATTCAAACATCTTCACCAGCTCAAAGCACAGAGTCATGTTCATCTTTGATGGTTTGGATGAGTGTCGACTTTCTCTAGATTTCCGTTCCAACCTGAGTTGTCGTGATGTGACAGAGCCAGTCTCAGTGAACTTGCTGCTGACAAACCTCATCAAGAGGAATCTGcttccctctgctctcctctggatCACCACTCGACCAGCAGCAGCCAGTCAGATCCCTCCTGGGTATGTTGACCAGGTGACAGAAATAAGGGGATTCAGTGACCTGCAGAAAAATAAGTACTTTAAGAAGTACTTTAAGAAAAGAACCAGTAATGAGAACCTCGCCAGCAAAACCATCACACATCTGAAGTCATCCAGGAGCCTCTACATCATGTGCCACATTCCGGTCTTCTGTTGGATTTCAGCCACTGTGGTAAAGAGATCATTTGAATCAGAAAAAGTAGAAATGCCAAGAACTCTCACTCAAATGTACACTCACTTCCTGATCATTCAGACAAGCATAAAACATGTCAagtacacagagagaaaagagacagatgaagagaTGATTTTCAAACTGGGGAAACTGGCTTTCCAACAGCTGGAGAAAGGCAATCTGATCTTCTATGAGGAAGACCTGAGTGAATGTGGCATTGATGTCACAGAAGCATCAGTGTACTCAGGAGTGTGTACTCAGATCTTCAGAGAGGAGTCTGGGCTGTACCATGGGAAAGTGTTCAGCTTTTTGCATCTGAGCATTCAAGAGTTTCTTGCAGCTTTATATGTGTTCCTCTGCttcaaaaacacagagagaagcaTGTCTGACCAACATCAAACCTCTCAGCTCTCTGCTCTGTTCAGTTTGGCAACACTGCATGACCTACACAAGACTGCAGTGGACCTGGCCTTACAAATTGAGAATGGACACCTGGACCTTTTCCTCCGCTTCCTGTTGGGCCTCTCACTGGAGTCCAATCAGAATCTCCTAATGCACCTACTGCCACAGACAAGAAGTCAACCACAGAGCTCAGAGCAAACAGTCCAGTATATCAAACAGAAGATCAGAGATCAAAGAAATTCAGACAGAAGGATCAACCTGTTCTACTGTCTGAATGAGCTGAATCACCATGCTGTAGTGGAGGTCATTGACAGGAGCTCAGGAACTCTGTCTGTAGACATGCTCGTACCAGGACAGTGGAAGACTAGGAGATTTAAGTTTAAGATTCCAGAAGAGCAGCTGGATGAGTTTGACCTGCAGAAGTACATAAAGACACCAGAGACTGATCAGACTGAACTCCTCAGTCCAGATAAAGTTCTTCAGAGGCTGGTTCCAGTGGTCACATCAGCACTGTGAGTAAACCTGTAATCTGGGACACTGTGTGTAGGACACTCTATGGTCAGGGCCACCACATTGATAATATCCTGTCATCCCAAATACCACTCTAGTAATGAGCTTAGATCTAGATTTTGTTTGTGATGTTTGATGTTTGAGTTTTGCAACAGTAAAGATAATGTACTTTGTAAACCCATGGAACAGTGAGGGGAGAAAGCAGTCTGACACCCCCAGAGTATTTGTTCCTGCCATTAAAAGGCAAGTTATATGAAACCATATTCCTCCACTTCACACAGAGTTAAACAAGGTTGGATATATTTATGTGATATTGCTGAAAGAGTCTTTACTTATTTTATAATCTATGGCTTTGGATACAGTTTGATAGTTTTTGATTACATTAAGTTAGTTTCCTTAGTAAAGTTGTAATATCTACAGTATGTTGAATTTAATTGCCCACTCTCCATATTTATGCCCTGCCTATTAAACTCATATGTATAACATATGAGATAGCATCTCACTTATTGggataatatttatatttagaaTTTTAACATCTTGTTGCCCCTTTGGATcctcatctgtgtgtctgagaggtGTCAGAACTAACAGCATACAGTGTGAGAgatgcagtgtgtatgtgtgtgtgtgtgtgtatgttgtgtgtctgtgtgcgtgtttcggtgtgtctgtgtgtgtgtctgtttgtgtctgtctgtatgtgcttgtgtctgtcaaaccccttgatgtgtgtgtgtgtgtgtgtgtgtgtgtgtctgtgtgtctgtgtgttcagtaTGTGAGTGTAATAATTAGCTCATCTATGGTGTGCATGAGTTTATCTCTGTGGCTCTCGAGAGTGTGAGAAAGTCAAAgacaaagtcagctttattgtcaatttctccACATGTACCAGACAGAAGAAtcgaaaaaaaaacttttctctctatcccacaTTGAAAGAAAATAAAGTGCATTGACATTAATTCTAAAAGACTAAAATTATTAACAGCAGTAAAATAAATgacgttttctaaacaaagtttggGTGGAGCCCTAatggatgattgacagcaattaactcacctgtcTTCCGCCGCCAGGGTATTTAAGCCGGCCTCATTATCCATACGTTACACGTGGCGGCGCTCGCTACTTCAAGGCTCTAACatagtggtccccaaactttttcttccgagggccagcttactatgcctggctctaagagagggccagagactcggagtatatcagtaaccataaatagcttagtgctgtgaacaacagcagtctaccttagttgaatattccattacatttaatctataggctattgcaatttaataccattgttagctgtgtttacattgccatcatgccatatcagtgtaaaacgtaactaaaattaaataatactaataaaaacacttttgcattcccaaaagtatattttattaaaaatgtgtcaactctgaaaatgtaaagttctcaaactatgaaaATTTTATGAagcgctgaagtggtctgaaatgaccaccattctaactttcactcacctgaacttgtgacctctttgtaggcctatgaacatttgaagtcccagaaatatgacttgaatagaagttagttagttattaacaattaattgataaacttttacaatactttgagcactgatgcagtcagcataggcctcttacattgtttgcaggtaggcctacatttcattccgtttttgatggcaaacgcgaaacagcgccaaaataaccaccagtggacaaaaagagtattacatgtgtactgttaagacgccatggagaatgaatgggggaaattgcggaggttatagtttgacgatgtcgtactcccgtgcggggcggttgctatataccacggacatgttttgggggggcaCCCAAAATGAgatggcgggccgtagtttggggaccactgctctaaCATCAGGCTGCTCTAAGCTCGCGTTTTCACGTCTCAAGATGATCCAGGTAACTCGAAATGCTCTAAATTCTAACATGGCTCGCCACGCCAAGCGTCTGAAGTTTGTATCCACTGTCCAGCGGAGGCCAATCTTCCGAAGATCACTCAATCCATAATCCGTGTTGGCATCGGAAATGAACAGGTTTTGTTCATTCACTTCCTATAGTTGCCCAGTGACTTCTCATAAACTGATGCTAGCGTTGTTGGATATTTAAGCTACTTATAACGAACTGATAAGCCTCAACCTTAAGTGCCCAGTATTTCCGCTGGCTTGTTCCGCACGCTGTTTAAATGATGGCGCTGCGTCACAGACGTCAGCAATTATTAAAGCGATAGTACACATTTGTAATTCGCGTCAGGCGACGCAGACAGCcaggactgtgattggtcaactcgtcCTGTGTCAATGGCCGGCGTTTCAAGTAGCTACTGCAGTATAGCAACAAGCTAGTTcactttgcaaataaactcaagTCATATTTGGTTACAATGACTGATTATCCGTATGTTTTAAAATTAGCACTTCGCCAGCAAGCAGTGCTTTGTGGGCAGTTGCGCTAAGTTCGCTCTCAGCAGGCCCTCAAACCCCAGTCTACAGCCAAAATATATTAATGACACTTCTTGAACACCGGTTTATTGTTTCATTCCATGCCAACACTGACAGGAGGGATTGATCGTCCCCCATTGACAGCTTATTGAATTGTTTGCTATTATCGCGCGCGCCGCGCACTGTCGTTTATCGCATCGCCAATGCATTATCTAATTGCAAGCTGCAATTATTTATGTCAGATCTCCTTTtgtgtgaattagtgaaacacgaTACTGTACTGacgtgctcaccaatcagaagcgGCACAACTTTGGATATTAGCTAAATCTTGACATAAAAAAACCCAAGTCATGCAGCAACTACTACGCCGAGCTCCAGGTCCCATGCAACGTCGGCTCCACCAACCCCCGAGAACCATGCAACAGCAGCTACgccgagccccaagacccaCGAAACGATGGCTTCGTTGAGCCCCAGAACCATGCAGCAAATACACCCGAGCTTCACGACTCCTACAGCAGCAGCTACACCGAGGCCCAATGACGGCTCTGCCGAGCCCAAAGCCCCATGCAGCAACAGCTCCAAcgagccccagaacccaggcaACGACGGCTCCACCCGAGCCCCAGGACCAAGCAACGCACGGCTCCACGAGCCCCAGGACCCAGGCAGCGGCGGCTCCACCGAGCCCCAGGACCCAGGCAGCGGCGGCTCCACCCGAGCCCCAGGACCCATGCAGAAGCAGCTCCGCCCGAGCCCATAGGGACCATTTAGGAACAGCTCCGCCAAGGTTCAGGACCTATCTAATgactgctccgctgagccccaagaccatGCAGCAACGTCTCGGCTGAACCCCGTGACCCTCGCGGCAGCAGCTCTGCTGAACCCTGACACCCATCGTTCCCACGGTTATGCAATACACAAATGTCCACCGCTGAGCAAGCGCAACGAAGATCCACTCTTGCGTACTTGCCGCTTGCCTCGCTATACTTTGCAAGGGGTTCATGTCACAGCACTCTGATTCACCCTCCATCATGTTTACCGGCCTCCATTGTGCTGCTGAGATGTAGTGAGTCTACATGCCCCTCGTCTCATTTCATTCCCGATGGCAGATCTTGAGAGTTAGACCAGGACACAATTACGTTTACTACCAATCAGACTAAACCGATCAGTTCCGAAAAGGACACTCCATATTCATATTCAACTCTGCCTCAGATCCTCAGCTTTCGTACCCATCACACTACATCTCATATCGGTCAGCTCAAGCATCGCCTACTAGCCCGCTCTTCATCTCAGATGAATGGTACCCATCACTCGTCACAGGATCCAGACTCTTAATATATATTCTTGTCAAATCTGGTTCCCGCAGACCGCTACTCTGTGCATTCAGGATGGTGGTGGAGGAATTTGTTGTGTTGactgaaaaaaatatgaaacccagtgtgtgtgagtgtgtgtgtgtgtgtgtgtgtgttagttatagttagaggtacagtatgtgagtgtgataATCAGATATGTCATCATGTGTTATGTTTCTCCAGGCTGTGGAATTGTTCCCTCACAAAGAAGAGCTGTGCTGCGATAGCGTCAGCTGCCAGATCAAACTCCTGCAGTTTGAAGGAGCTGAACCTGAGTAGCAATAAGCTTCATGATGCAGGAGTTCAGCATCTCTCAGAGCTCCTCAAAAATCCCCACTCCAAACTGGAGAAACTAGAGTGAGTctgaacacacaacaacagatcTGTGGGGCGCTGTGATGAATGAGTCATGAGTGGAGTtcataagtttgtgtgtgtgtgtgtcaaatagGGTGAGTATGTTTGTGAGAGTGGCCCCCTGTGGTGAGTACATGATAAAATGCAGTGTGTGGAGGAgcagtgttattgtgtgtgtgtgtgtgtgtgtgtgtgtgtgtgtgtgtgtggtgtgtgtgtgtgtctctttgtgtgtgtgtgtgtgcgtctattgTGTAGACAAAAGTATAATCAGCTCATGTATAGTGTGCAGAtgttggtcagtgtgtgtgtgtgtttgcggggcACTGTTTGATTGTTTAGGTatggtgtttgtatgtttgtttggcaGTGCCTAGCTGAGATAAGTGAATGATAACCAAaatcagattgtgtgtgtgtgtgtgtgtgtgtgtgtgtgtgtgtgtgtgtgtgtgtgtgtgtgtgtgtgtgtgtgtgtgtgcgcgcgcgcgtatGTTATGTAGATAAAAGTTcaagagcagagtgtgtgtgtgtgtgttgtatagttacaggtacagtatgtgagtgtaaTAATCGGATATGTCATCATGTGTTATGTTTCTCCAGGCTGTGGAATTGTTCCCTCACAAAGAAGAGCTGTGCTGCGATAGCGTCAGCTGCCAGATCAAACTCCTGCAGTTTGAAGGAGCTGAACCTGAGTAGCAATAAGCTTCATGATGCAGGAGTTCAGCATCTCTCAGAGCTCCTCAAGAATCCCCACTGCAAACTGGAGAAATTAACGTGAGTctgaacacacaacaacagatcagtgtgtgtgtgtgtgtgtggggtgggggggctgtgaTGAATGAGTCATGAGTGGAGTtcataagtttgtgtgtgtgtttgtgtgtgtcataacccaggatgtgtgtgtgagtgtttgtgacaCTCTTTGATTGTTTAAATaggatgagtatgtgtgtggcagTGGCGCCCTGTGGTGAGTGCATGATAATATGCAGTGTGTGAGgaagcagtgtttgtgtgtgtgtgtgtgtgtgtgtgcgtgcgtgcgtgttgtttagaggtacagtatgtgagtgtaaTAATCAGATGTGTCATCATGTGTTATGTTTCT comes from the Alosa alosa isolate M-15738 ecotype Scorff River chromosome 22, AALO_Geno_1.1, whole genome shotgun sequence genome and includes:
- the LOC125288051 gene encoding protein NLRC3-like, whose amino-acid sequence is MNNEREEEEDQAGPSSKVKLSQKEKELQTSISLDSDEEKKMKKKKKKRRRASKVGVSSSDSDRWTPEKTDVHEKFRSTLKSKFQHLVKGVPNQGETRLLQEIFTKRERVRVNDEHEVRQIERASWREAARGRLIKCSKIFEPLSGHRQQKTIRTVLTKGVAGIGKTVSVQKFILDWAEGTANQDVHFIFPLPFRELNLMMDKQLSLVELIQHFFPEIKDSNIFTSSKHRVMFIFDGLDECRLSLDFRSNLSCRDVTEPVSVNLLLTNLIKRNLLPSALLWITTRPAAASQIPPGYVDQVTEIRGFSDLQKNKYFKKYFKKRTSNENLASKTITHLKSSRSLYIMCHIPVFCWISATVVKRSFESEKVEMPRTLTQMYTHFLIIQTSIKHVKYTERKETDEEMIFKLGKLAFQQLEKGNLIFYEEDLSECGIDVTEASVYSGVCTQIFREESGLYHGKVFSFLHLSIQEFLAALYVFLCFKNTERSMSDQHQTSQLSALFSLATLHDLHKTAVDLALQIENGHLDLFLRFLLGLSLESNQNLLMHLLPQTRSQPQSSEQTVQYIKQKIRDQRNSDRRINLFYCLNELNHHAVVEVIDRSSGTLSVDMLVPGQWKTRRFKFKIPEEQLDEFDLQKYIKTPETDQTELLSPDKVLQRLVPVVTSALLWNCSLTKKSCAAIASAARSNSCSLKELNLSSNKLHDAGVQHLSELLKNPHSKLEKLELWNCSLTKKSCAAIASAARSNSCSLKELNLSSNKLHDAGVQHLSELLKNPHCKLEKLTLNRCSLTEKSCAAIASAARSNSCSLKELNLSGNELHDAGVQHLSELLKNPHCKLEKLVLSSCSLTEKSCAVIASAARSNSCSLKELNLSSNKLHDAGVQHLSELLKNPHCKLEKLIVNHRTFLKDSPAAASAYSSHSDAAELNLRDKAQQDPGAQLLSLDTHTEDHHNDVPQRSCESCAEVPDSSHWVQVEPEVSTESVSTYSLSSPAGSYECPESGLRWTCAGPVTLQYRFTDWHLLTDELPHMQYRPAGSSMDIKLISGKLEEIHLPHFLCLGGSQSSLKDAVEFLHKQDSGVSIEKCELSRFHARLVNPSFSLLGLFYSLKYLIFPGTEEEKEKQVDVHADVLVYQSSKAPLIFRTYLLPMDIHLKRLVEEQEKSEFRGHRLHKNRPDIPLRMNGFYALHTYCVKTDCSKTDCNSEICPGSLGLRNEDYVPNFFEVQMRETVDFKMKLSSSVDEQQVWEARILASECWDNPQASVEVSTTSTEEMPSDSSSPVQPASVLSPITAHTGGVVVCPIVSGNNIKRQLSIKIDHIPPK